The following proteins are encoded in a genomic region of Burkholderia cepacia:
- a CDS encoding EscU/YscU/HrcU family type III secretion system export apparatus switch protein, giving the protein MAEKDQKPTAKRLREAREKGDVPKSAETISSAFFVGVCVALAVGIGSLFARLQALFRLVFNAAGAADPSARIAVLIDGAARDWVTLSAQIVAAGLLAGLLAGFVQVGGVMAWGRLMPQLSRLNPAEGLKNMWSMRNLVNLAKMLLKTVLLVATLGWLIVESLDPAVQSGFTRPVSILALIVKLLMLLFGWAALVYIVMALIDIVHQRHAFNQKMKMSIDEVRRELKEDEGDPHIEAKRRQLAREAQFASLPDRIGFASVVVYSPRVAVALYYGGVGTLPWVLARGEGDAAERIVRLARDALRPTLANVGLAQALYETTPENGTIQQQHFREVAQLLKWATGVA; this is encoded by the coding sequence ATGGCCGAAAAGGACCAGAAGCCCACCGCGAAGCGCCTGCGCGAGGCGCGCGAGAAAGGCGATGTGCCGAAGAGCGCGGAGACGATTTCGTCGGCGTTCTTCGTCGGCGTGTGCGTCGCGCTCGCGGTGGGCATCGGGTCGCTGTTCGCGCGGCTGCAGGCGCTGTTCCGGCTCGTGTTCAACGCGGCCGGCGCGGCCGATCCGTCCGCGCGGATCGCGGTGCTGATCGACGGCGCCGCGCGCGACTGGGTGACGCTGTCCGCGCAGATCGTCGCGGCCGGGTTGCTGGCCGGGCTGCTCGCGGGCTTCGTGCAGGTCGGCGGCGTGATGGCGTGGGGCCGGCTGATGCCGCAGCTGTCGCGACTCAATCCGGCCGAAGGGCTGAAGAACATGTGGTCGATGCGCAACCTCGTGAATCTCGCGAAGATGCTGCTGAAGACGGTGCTGCTCGTCGCGACGCTCGGCTGGCTGATCGTCGAGTCGCTCGACCCGGCGGTGCAGTCGGGCTTCACGCGGCCGGTGTCGATCCTCGCGCTGATCGTGAAGCTGCTGATGCTGCTGTTCGGCTGGGCTGCGCTGGTCTACATCGTGATGGCGCTGATCGACATCGTGCACCAGCGGCACGCGTTCAACCAGAAGATGAAAATGTCGATCGACGAAGTGCGGCGCGAGCTGAAGGAGGATGAAGGCGATCCGCATATCGAGGCGAAGCGCCGGCAGCTCGCGCGCGAAGCGCAGTTCGCGTCGCTGCCCGACCGGATCGGTTTCGCGTCGGTGGTCGTGTATTCGCCGCGTGTCGCGGTTGCGCTCTATTACGGCGGGGTCGGCACGCTGCCGTGGGTGCTCGCGCGCGGCGAGGGCGATGCGGCCGAGCGGATCGTGCGACTCGCGCGCGACGCGTTGCGCCCGACGCTCGCGAACGTCGGGCTCGCACAGGCGCTGTACGAGACGACGCCCGAGAACGGCACGATCCAGCAGCAGCATTTCCGCGAGGTCGCGCAGTTGCTGAAATGGGCGACCGGCGTGGCGTGA
- the asnB gene encoding asparagine synthase (glutamine-hydrolyzing) — protein MCGIDGFLNSVAFDEETARGTLARMTASLAHRGPDGQGIWVDPEAGIALGHRRLAIVDLSVHGRQPMASACGRYVMVFNGEIYNHRELRAELERAGRAPAWRGHSDSEVLIAAIVAWGVEATLRRATGMFSIALWNRASRVLTLARDRIGEKPLYYGRIGDALVFASELKALRGYPGFDGTIDRDALCLYLRQSSVPAPYTIYRGIHKLPPGTYIQFEHARDTPRVRAYWTLEQAIEAGRAQPFEGSADEAVGQLDAILRQAVARQMEADVPLGAFLSGGVDSSAIVALMQAQSSTPVDTFTIGFHEAGYDEAGYAKAVARHLGTRHTELYVTADHALDVVPKLPSIYDEPFSDASQIPTFLVSEMTRRHVKVSLSGDGGDELFGGYTRYFLTPRLWRKLHRVPAAVRARIAAALHALRPDHADQLAAVAQGAWGGVEARDSAARIGDRLHKLGHVMTAESRIGLYRLLMSSVHHPERIALSGQEPPTPLDTASAWPAHLSFAEQAMAIDTLTYLPTDILAKVDRAAMAVSLETRMPFLDHHVVEFAWRVPAAVRLPEGQSKALLRRLLDRYVPSALIDRPKQGFCAPVDHWLRGSLRDWAEALLRPSRLREEGFFDATAVERLWRQHQTGRMNWQHQLWTVLMFQAWLEAQRAG, from the coding sequence ATGTGCGGAATCGACGGCTTTCTGAATAGCGTCGCCTTCGATGAGGAGACAGCGCGCGGCACGCTCGCGCGAATGACGGCGAGCCTTGCGCATCGCGGGCCGGACGGGCAGGGGATCTGGGTCGACCCGGAAGCCGGCATCGCGCTCGGCCACCGGCGGCTGGCGATCGTCGACCTGTCGGTACACGGCCGACAGCCGATGGCATCCGCGTGCGGCCGCTACGTCATGGTCTTCAACGGCGAAATCTACAACCATCGCGAACTGCGTGCGGAACTCGAGCGCGCGGGTCGCGCACCGGCGTGGCGCGGCCACTCCGACAGCGAGGTGCTGATCGCGGCGATCGTCGCGTGGGGTGTCGAGGCAACGTTGCGCCGCGCGACCGGCATGTTCTCGATCGCGCTGTGGAATCGCGCGTCGCGGGTGCTGACGCTCGCGCGCGACCGGATCGGCGAGAAGCCGCTCTACTACGGCCGGATCGGCGACGCGCTCGTGTTCGCGTCCGAGCTGAAGGCGCTGCGCGGCTATCCGGGCTTCGACGGCACGATCGATCGCGATGCACTGTGCCTGTACCTGCGCCAGTCGAGCGTGCCCGCGCCTTACACGATCTATCGCGGCATCCACAAGCTGCCGCCCGGCACCTACATCCAGTTCGAGCATGCGCGCGACACGCCGCGCGTGCGTGCGTACTGGACGCTCGAGCAGGCCATCGAGGCGGGCCGTGCGCAGCCGTTCGAGGGCAGCGCCGACGAGGCCGTCGGCCAGCTCGACGCGATCCTGCGCCAGGCCGTCGCGCGGCAGATGGAAGCGGACGTGCCGCTCGGCGCGTTCCTGTCGGGCGGCGTCGATTCGTCGGCGATCGTCGCGCTGATGCAGGCGCAATCGTCGACGCCGGTCGACACGTTCACGATCGGCTTCCACGAAGCCGGCTATGACGAAGCCGGTTACGCGAAGGCCGTCGCGCGCCACCTCGGCACGCGTCATACCGAACTCTACGTGACGGCCGACCATGCGCTCGACGTCGTGCCGAAGCTGCCGTCGATCTACGACGAGCCGTTTTCCGATGCATCGCAGATCCCGACCTTCCTCGTGTCGGAAATGACGCGCCGGCACGTGAAGGTCAGCCTGTCAGGCGACGGCGGCGACGAACTGTTCGGCGGCTATACGCGCTACTTCCTGACGCCGCGCCTGTGGCGCAAGCTGCATCGCGTGCCGGCCGCCGTGCGCGCGCGGATCGCGGCCGCGTTGCATGCGCTGCGGCCCGATCACGCGGACCAGCTCGCGGCCGTCGCGCAGGGCGCGTGGGGCGGCGTAGAGGCGCGCGACTCGGCGGCGCGCATCGGCGATCGCCTGCACAAGCTCGGCCACGTGATGACGGCCGAGAGCCGCATCGGGCTGTACCGGCTGTTGATGTCGTCGGTGCATCATCCCGAGCGCATCGCGCTGTCGGGGCAGGAGCCGCCGACGCCGCTCGACACGGCGTCGGCGTGGCCCGCGCACCTGAGCTTCGCCGAGCAGGCGATGGCGATCGATACGCTCACGTACCTGCCGACCGACATTCTCGCGAAAGTCGATCGCGCGGCGATGGCCGTGAGCCTCGAAACACGCATGCCGTTCCTCGACCATCACGTCGTCGAATTCGCGTGGCGCGTGCCGGCGGCCGTGCGCTTGCCGGAAGGGCAGTCGAAGGCGCTGCTGCGCCGGCTGCTCGACCGGTACGTGCCGTCCGCGCTGATCGACCGGCCGAAGCAGGGCTTCTGCGCGCCCGTCGACCACTGGCTGCGCGGCTCGCTGCGCGACTGGGCCGAGGCATTGCTGCGGCCGTCGCGGCTGCGCGAAGAGGGCTTCTTCGACGCGACCGCGGTCGAGCGTCTGTGGCGGCAGCACCAGACCGGCCGGATGAACTGGCAGCACCAGTTGTGGACGGTGCTGATGTTTCAGGCGTGGCTGGAGGCGCAGCGCGCGGGGTGA
- a CDS encoding lytic transglycosylase domain-containing protein, with amino-acid sequence MNARGLRIAAACRCALVVLALAGMPPRVAQAAGSGADFARLARTCASNVDPDTLAALVRTESGFNPYAIGVVGGHLTRQPASLDEARATARELSSRGFSYSVGLAQVNERNFAKYGLDAATMFEPCRNLQAGGAILTECFARSSGTGRATQAALRAALSCYYSGNFTTGFSSGYVSRVVASAQRNAREGGAGPIPVVSDTPPPERQRRMAAAATTPPERARRLPSPAASADAPSCHARPVVMMCRGLPASQAKRLCVKCLDQ; translated from the coding sequence ATGAATGCGCGCGGCCTGCGAATCGCGGCCGCGTGCCGGTGCGCGCTGGTCGTGCTCGCGCTTGCGGGCATGCCGCCGCGCGTCGCGCAGGCAGCCGGCAGCGGTGCGGATTTCGCTCGACTCGCGCGTACCTGCGCGTCGAACGTCGATCCCGACACGCTCGCCGCGCTGGTGCGCACCGAGTCGGGCTTCAATCCGTATGCGATCGGCGTGGTCGGCGGCCACCTGACGCGGCAGCCCGCGTCGCTCGACGAAGCACGCGCGACCGCACGCGAGCTCTCGTCGCGCGGTTTCAGCTACAGCGTCGGCCTCGCGCAGGTGAACGAGCGCAATTTCGCGAAATACGGGCTCGACGCCGCGACGATGTTCGAGCCGTGCCGCAACCTGCAGGCCGGCGGCGCGATCCTGACCGAGTGCTTCGCGCGCTCGTCGGGTACCGGCCGCGCCACGCAGGCCGCGTTGCGCGCGGCGCTGTCGTGCTACTACAGCGGCAACTTCACGACCGGCTTCTCGAGCGGCTACGTGAGCCGCGTGGTCGCGAGCGCGCAGCGCAACGCGCGCGAAGGCGGCGCCGGACCGATTCCCGTCGTGAGCGACACGCCGCCGCCCGAGCGCCAGCGGCGCATGGCCGCGGCCGCCACGACGCCGCCCGAACGTGCGCGCCGCTTGCCGTCGCCCGCCGCCTCCGCCGACGCGCCATCGTGCCATGCACGGCCGGTCGTGATGATGTGCCGCGGGCTGCCGGCCAGCCAGGCGAAGCGGCTTTGCGTGAAGTGCCTCGACCAGTAA
- the sctR gene encoding type III secretion system export apparatus subunit SctR, whose amino-acid sequence MGSLPNPVALIAVIAALGIAPFAALMVTSYTKLVVVLGLLRSALGIQQVPPNLVLNGIALILSLFIMAPVGMSIRDALQARHFDASAQLSTADIGALADAALPPIKDFLVSHTRQRDREFFVRTATSVWPKNRADGIKDDDLLVLVPSFTLAELTKAFQIGFVIYIVFIVVDLLVANILLALGMQMISPTTISVPFKLLLFVALDGWSLLVHGLVMSYRVAGAG is encoded by the coding sequence ATGGGTAGCCTGCCGAATCCGGTCGCGCTGATCGCGGTCATTGCCGCGCTCGGCATCGCGCCGTTCGCGGCGCTGATGGTGACGAGCTACACGAAGCTCGTGGTCGTGCTCGGCCTGCTGCGTTCCGCGCTCGGGATCCAGCAGGTGCCGCCGAACCTCGTGCTGAACGGCATCGCGCTGATCCTGTCGCTGTTCATCATGGCGCCCGTCGGGATGTCGATCCGCGATGCGCTGCAGGCACGCCATTTCGATGCGTCGGCGCAGTTGTCGACCGCCGATATCGGCGCGCTTGCCGATGCCGCCCTGCCGCCGATCAAGGATTTCCTCGTGTCGCACACGCGGCAGCGCGATCGCGAGTTCTTCGTGCGCACCGCGACGTCGGTGTGGCCGAAGAACCGCGCGGACGGCATCAAGGACGACGACCTGCTCGTGCTGGTGCCGAGCTTCACGCTGGCCGAACTGACGAAGGCGTTCCAGATCGGCTTCGTGATCTATATCGTGTTCATCGTCGTCGACCTGCTGGTCGCGAACATCCTGCTCGCGCTCGGCATGCAGATGATTTCGCCGACGACGATCTCGGTGCCGTTCAAGCTGCTGCTGTTCGTCGCACTCGACGGCTGGTCGCTGCTCGTGCACGGGCTGGTGATGTCGTACCGCGTGGCGGGCGCGGGATGA
- the sctQ gene encoding type III secretion system cytoplasmic ring protein SctQ → MPAQFLTNADAGDAASRAMPAASAPPAAVALDASPYLPRLSAAAARGLSHAYCATGAVPVTLGEHAYEVRWRVDAEPTADAHAYRFVIGPAAGTLWIDPVAETAWLGDAADPAVPAVIRAALLGDLCAPLAAVLQAATRQRVELLPPPESVPAWRAAPAALRFELRRADAAWRCHGALLFDLPDALAVFFATAPAALADARAAYANLPVPLVFEIGRTELTTAELADVVGGDIIAIERWQAHEQNLLCVARLPAAPAWEITGRPSGNRLTVERIREMPLEPTRTDNAPTTTHDAPSTDAPRTLDGLAVDLRFELPPASMPLGELSALQPGAVIELQQGINQSVIHLVANGMLIGTGHLIAVGQKLGVRVVTLTQPVPRER, encoded by the coding sequence GTGCCTGCGCAGTTCCTGACGAATGCCGACGCCGGCGACGCCGCGAGCCGGGCGATGCCCGCCGCTTCCGCGCCGCCGGCCGCGGTCGCGCTCGACGCGTCGCCCTACCTGCCCCGCCTGTCCGCCGCCGCCGCGCGCGGACTGTCGCATGCGTACTGCGCGACCGGCGCCGTTCCGGTCACGCTCGGCGAGCATGCGTACGAAGTGCGCTGGCGCGTCGACGCGGAGCCGACCGCCGATGCGCACGCATACCGTTTCGTCATCGGCCCGGCCGCCGGCACGCTGTGGATCGATCCGGTCGCGGAAACGGCATGGCTCGGCGACGCAGCCGATCCGGCCGTGCCGGCCGTGATCCGCGCGGCGCTGCTCGGCGACCTGTGCGCACCGCTCGCGGCCGTGCTGCAAGCCGCGACGCGGCAGCGCGTGGAACTGCTGCCGCCGCCCGAAAGCGTGCCGGCGTGGCGCGCGGCGCCGGCCGCGCTGCGCTTCGAGCTGCGGCGCGCCGATGCCGCGTGGCGCTGCCATGGCGCGCTGCTGTTCGACCTGCCGGATGCGCTGGCCGTGTTCTTCGCCACCGCGCCGGCCGCACTCGCCGATGCCCGCGCGGCCTACGCGAACCTGCCGGTGCCGCTCGTGTTCGAGATCGGCCGCACCGAGCTGACGACGGCCGAACTGGCCGACGTCGTCGGCGGCGACATCATCGCGATCGAACGCTGGCAGGCGCACGAGCAGAACCTGCTGTGTGTCGCGCGACTGCCGGCCGCGCCGGCGTGGGAGATCACCGGACGGCCGTCGGGCAACCGGCTGACCGTCGAACGAATCAGGGAGATGCCTTTGGAACCGACCCGCACCGACAACGCGCCCACCACGACGCACGACGCGCCCTCTACCGATGCGCCGCGCACGCTCGACGGCCTCGCGGTCGACCTGCGCTTCGAGCTGCCGCCCGCGTCGATGCCGCTCGGCGAGCTGAGCGCGCTGCAGCCAGGCGCCGTGATCGAGCTGCAGCAAGGGATCAACCAGAGCGTGATCCATCTCGTCGCGAACGGGATGCTGATCGGCACCGGCCACCTGATCGCGGTCGGCCAGAAACTCGGCGTGCGCGTCGTCACGCTGACGCAACCCGTGCCGCGCGAGCGCTGA
- a CDS encoding winged helix-turn-helix domain-containing protein translates to MDCKYLYIDNIKINFVRRTIEIDNKIVDVTPREFDVVEFLLDNMNKIVPRQAIQEAVWGRELGVSSRTLDTHISRIRSKLQLDHDKNLRIIPIYAVGYRLVLFGAAMTHVERHDAAPILRAAPQPVMAADYA, encoded by the coding sequence ATGGATTGCAAATACCTGTACATCGACAACATAAAAATCAACTTCGTGCGCCGCACGATCGAGATCGACAACAAGATCGTTGACGTCACGCCGCGTGAATTCGACGTCGTCGAATTCCTGCTCGACAACATGAACAAGATCGTGCCGCGGCAGGCAATCCAGGAGGCCGTATGGGGCCGTGAGCTCGGCGTGTCGTCGCGCACGCTCGACACCCATATCTCGCGTATCCGTTCGAAGCTGCAGCTCGACCACGACAAGAACCTGCGGATCATCCCGATCTACGCGGTCGGTTATCGCCTGGTGCTGTTCGGTGCGGCGATGACGCACGTCGAGCGCCACGACGCCGCGCCGATCCTGCGCGCCGCGCCGCAACCCGTGATGGCGGCCGACTACGCGTGA
- a CDS encoding xanthine dehydrogenase family protein molybdopterin-binding subunit: MTIELDNTGSVRPSRRTFLKAAGAAAVSLTIGFDFAGFGRRALAANAPAAGFAPNAFLRIAPDGTVTVIAKHVELGQGAYTGIATIVAEELDANWSNVRVESAPADAKRYANLAFGTMQGTGGSSAMANSWQQLREAGGKARAMLVSAAAARWKVPAGELTTANGVVTHAKSGKTAPYGTLVADASKLPVPDKVTLKQPADFKLIGHRIPRVDASAKSNGTAHFTLDTTFPGMRVALLQRPPRFGAKVKSFDATAAKAVPGVVSVVQVPGGVAVVGTGFWAAKQGRDALKVDWDEANAEKRGSDEIMREYRQLADKPGTSARKDGDADAAIAGATRKIAATYEFPYLAHAPMEPLDAVVKLTADSCEIWAGDQFQTVDQANAARTAGLKPEQVQIHTLYAGGSFGRRANAWSDYVVEAVSIAKALGADGKPVKLQWTREDDIQGGFYRPMYFHKLDAGLTADGKLVGWRHRIVGQSILAGTPFEPFMVKNGVDATSVEGAANLPYAVPNVSVELTTAKTGVPVLWWRVVGSSHTAYAVEAFIDEAAHTAGKDPYAFRRDLLEKEPRMRAVLDLAAQKAGWDPAKPLPKGRGRGIAVAEAFKSYVAQVAEVSVDADGKVKVERVVCAVDCGIAINPDIVAAQMEGGIGFGLGAVMHSAITLKDGQVEQRNFDGYHVLRMAEMPKVEVHIVPSAEAPTGVGEPGVAPVGPAVANAIFAATGKRHYVLPFDSADGAKA; this comes from the coding sequence ATGACGATCGAACTCGACAACACCGGTTCGGTGCGTCCGTCGCGCCGCACGTTCCTGAAGGCCGCGGGGGCCGCCGCGGTCAGCCTGACCATCGGCTTCGACTTCGCCGGCTTCGGCCGCCGCGCGCTCGCCGCGAATGCACCGGCCGCCGGTTTCGCGCCGAACGCATTCCTGCGCATCGCGCCCGACGGCACCGTCACGGTCATCGCGAAACACGTCGAGCTCGGCCAGGGCGCGTATACGGGCATCGCGACGATCGTCGCCGAGGAGCTCGACGCGAACTGGTCGAACGTGCGCGTCGAAAGCGCGCCGGCCGATGCGAAGCGCTACGCGAACCTCGCGTTCGGCACGATGCAGGGCACGGGCGGCAGCTCGGCGATGGCGAACTCGTGGCAGCAACTGCGCGAAGCGGGCGGCAAGGCCCGTGCGATGCTGGTGTCGGCCGCCGCGGCCCGCTGGAAGGTGCCGGCCGGCGAGCTGACGACCGCCAATGGCGTCGTCACGCACGCGAAGAGCGGCAAGACGGCACCGTACGGCACGCTCGTCGCCGATGCGTCGAAGCTGCCCGTACCGGACAAGGTCACGCTGAAGCAGCCGGCCGATTTCAAGCTGATCGGGCACCGGATCCCGCGTGTCGACGCGTCGGCGAAATCGAACGGCACCGCGCATTTCACGCTCGATACGACCTTCCCCGGCATGCGCGTCGCGCTGCTGCAGCGCCCGCCGCGCTTCGGCGCGAAGGTGAAATCGTTCGACGCGACGGCCGCGAAGGCCGTGCCGGGCGTCGTGTCGGTCGTGCAGGTGCCGGGCGGCGTGGCCGTCGTCGGAACCGGCTTCTGGGCCGCGAAACAGGGCCGCGACGCGCTGAAGGTCGACTGGGACGAAGCGAACGCCGAAAAGCGCGGCTCGGACGAGATCATGCGCGAATACCGGCAGCTCGCCGACAAGCCGGGCACGTCGGCGCGCAAGGACGGCGATGCCGATGCGGCGATCGCGGGCGCGACGCGCAAGATCGCCGCGACGTACGAATTCCCGTATCTCGCGCACGCGCCGATGGAGCCGCTCGACGCGGTCGTCAAGCTGACGGCGGACAGTTGCGAAATCTGGGCCGGCGACCAGTTCCAGACCGTCGACCAGGCCAACGCGGCCAGGACAGCGGGGCTGAAGCCCGAGCAGGTGCAGATCCACACGCTGTATGCGGGCGGCAGCTTCGGCCGGCGTGCGAACGCATGGTCGGACTACGTGGTCGAGGCCGTGTCGATCGCGAAGGCGCTCGGCGCGGACGGCAAGCCCGTCAAGCTGCAGTGGACGCGCGAGGACGACATCCAGGGCGGTTTCTACCGGCCGATGTACTTCCACAAGCTCGATGCGGGCCTGACCGCCGACGGCAAGCTGGTCGGCTGGCGGCACCGGATCGTCGGCCAGTCGATCCTCGCCGGCACGCCGTTCGAGCCGTTCATGGTCAAGAACGGCGTCGACGCGACGTCGGTCGAGGGCGCGGCGAACCTGCCGTACGCGGTGCCGAACGTGTCGGTCGAGCTCACCACCGCGAAGACGGGCGTGCCCGTGCTGTGGTGGCGCGTGGTCGGCAGCTCGCACACGGCCTACGCGGTGGAGGCGTTCATCGACGAAGCCGCGCATACGGCCGGCAAGGATCCGTACGCGTTCCGGCGCGACCTGCTCGAGAAGGAGCCCCGGATGCGCGCGGTACTGGATCTCGCCGCGCAGAAGGCCGGCTGGGATCCGGCCAAGCCGCTGCCGAAGGGCCGCGGGCGCGGGATCGCGGTCGCCGAGGCATTCAAGAGCTATGTCGCACAGGTGGCCGAGGTGTCGGTCGACGCGGACGGCAAGGTGAAGGTCGAGCGCGTGGTGTGCGCGGTCGATTGCGGGATCGCGATCAATCCCGACATCGTCGCCGCGCAGATGGAGGGCGGCATCGGCTTCGGGCTCGGCGCGGTGATGCACAGCGCGATCACGCTGAAGGACGGCCAGGTCGAGCAGCGCAACTTCGACGGTTATCACGTGCTGAGGATGGCCGAGATGCCGAAGGTCGAAGTGCATATCGTGCCGTCGGCCGAGGCGCCGACCGGCGTCGGCGAGCCGGGCGTCGCGCCGGTCGGGCCGGCCGTGGCGAACGCGATCTTCGCGGCGACGGGCAAGCGGCACTACGTGCTGCCGTTCGATTCGGCGGATGGCGCGAAGGCTTGA
- a CDS encoding (2Fe-2S)-binding protein produces the protein MPTSFVLNGKNVTLDADPSMPVLWAIREHAGLTGTKFGCGMAQCGACTVHLEGQAVRSCVLPLAGIAGKHITTIEGLQSKPAHAVQAAWVKLQVPQCGYCQSGQIMSATALLEQNPKPTDADIDAAMNGNLCRCATYARIRAAIHDAAATLGA, from the coding sequence ATGCCTACCTCGTTTGTCCTGAACGGCAAGAACGTCACGCTCGACGCCGATCCGTCGATGCCCGTCCTCTGGGCGATTCGCGAACACGCGGGACTGACCGGCACGAAGTTCGGCTGCGGCATGGCGCAGTGCGGCGCGTGCACGGTGCACCTCGAAGGCCAGGCCGTCCGCTCGTGCGTGCTGCCACTCGCCGGGATCGCGGGCAAGCACATCACGACGATCGAAGGCCTGCAGAGCAAGCCCGCGCACGCTGTGCAGGCCGCCTGGGTCAAGCTGCAGGTACCGCAATGCGGCTATTGCCAGTCGGGCCAGATCATGTCGGCCACCGCGTTGCTCGAACAGAACCCGAAGCCGACCGACGCGGACATCGACGCGGCGATGAACGGCAACCTGTGCCGCTGTGCGACCTACGCCCGCATCCGGGCCGCGATCCACGACGCCGCCGCGACGCTGGGAGCCTGA
- a CDS encoding AraC family transcriptional regulator encodes MDMTDIVASRESGRRELASLIGRFAPADGSHSTAVPGLMLHRHTRPVDLGCGVSRAALVIAAQGAKRVIVAGQAYEYDTHNCLITSIDLPILSRVTRASADAPYLCLSLTLDPQRIVELAAEMRLPEPEAGPEGEGIALAELTPPLLDAALRLLRLLDAPADIPVVAPLIEKELLYRLMTTGQGTRLRHMAIAGSQTHRIARAIEWIRDHFAEPMRVESLAQAVNMSVSSLHHHFKHVTTLSPLQYQKQLRLHEARRLLLRQGGDVGSVAAVVGYESASQFSREYSRLFGAPPMRDVVHLRKKELLG; translated from the coding sequence ATGGACATGACCGATATCGTGGCGTCGCGCGAATCCGGGCGGCGCGAGCTGGCGTCGCTGATCGGCCGTTTCGCACCGGCCGATGGCTCGCATTCGACCGCCGTGCCGGGCCTGATGCTGCATCGGCACACGCGTCCGGTCGATCTCGGCTGCGGCGTGTCGCGGGCTGCGCTCGTGATCGCCGCGCAGGGCGCGAAGCGCGTGATCGTGGCCGGCCAGGCTTACGAATACGACACGCACAATTGCCTGATTACGTCGATCGACTTGCCGATCCTCTCGCGCGTGACGCGCGCGTCGGCGGATGCGCCGTACCTGTGCCTGTCGCTGACGCTCGATCCGCAGCGGATCGTCGAGCTCGCGGCCGAGATGCGGCTGCCCGAGCCCGAAGCGGGCCCGGAAGGCGAGGGGATCGCGCTCGCCGAACTGACACCGCCGCTGCTCGACGCCGCGCTGCGGTTGTTGCGGCTGCTCGATGCGCCGGCCGACATTCCGGTCGTCGCGCCGCTGATCGAAAAGGAACTGCTGTATCGGCTGATGACGACCGGGCAGGGCACGCGGCTGCGGCACATGGCCATTGCGGGCAGCCAGACGCACCGGATCGCACGCGCGATCGAATGGATCCGCGATCACTTCGCGGAGCCGATGCGCGTCGAGTCGCTCGCGCAGGCGGTCAACATGAGCGTGTCGTCGCTGCATCATCATTTCAAGCACGTGACGACGCTGAGCCCGCTGCAGTATCAGAAGCAGCTGCGGTTGCACGAAGCGCGGCGGCTGTTGCTGCGGCAGGGTGGCGACGTCGGGTCGGTGGCCGCCGTCGTCGGTTACGAGAGTGCATCGCAGTTCAGCCGCGAATACAGCCGGCTGTTTGGCGCGCCGCCGATGCGCGACGTCGTGCACCTGCGGAAGAAGGAACTGCTCGGCTGA